One segment of Engraulis encrasicolus isolate BLACKSEA-1 chromosome 7, IST_EnEncr_1.0, whole genome shotgun sequence DNA contains the following:
- the LOC134452192 gene encoding cell adhesion molecule 1-like isoform X2 has protein sequence MAHGFTSRALAWSCLAALMLTGAAQYDAVESQNLETDDVSVVEGETATISCRVKNNDDSVIQLLNPNRQTIYFRDVRPLKDARFQLVNFSENELRVSLTNVTLSDEGRYVCQLYTDPPQEAYADLTVLVPPGNPVIEGGPDAVTEGNEVEMSCTASSSKPAAKIHWRKGTQEIAGISHVDSTYDGMYTVSSRVRLTVTREDDGVPIRCIVEHPAVKDYTAQKILEVMYKPEVSISVEYPKGLTREGENLELTCQTKGKPQPQEVSWIRVDDDVPPHAVITGSDLFIENLNKTFNGTYRCLATNSIGEAYDDYILFVYDAPTTPPPPSTAPPTTISTTPLPETTQDSRAGEGVARSVDHAVIGGVVAVVMFAILCALIVLGRYFARHKGTYFTHEAKGADDAADADTAIINAEGGVTHSDEKKEYYI, from the exons GTGCAGCTCAGTATGATGCAG TGGAGAGTCAGAACTTGGAGACGGATGACGTGtcggtggtggagggagagacgGCGACCATCAGCTGCAGAGTGAAGAACAACGACGACTCAGTTATCCAGCTCCTGAACCCCAACAGGCAGACCATATACTTCAGAGACGTCagac cccTGAAGGATGCCCGGTTCCAGCTGGTGAATTTCTCTGAGAACGAGCTGCGTGTGTCTCTGACCAACGTGACTCTGTCTGATGAGGGGCGCTACGTCTGCCAACTCTACACCGACCCACCACAGGAGGCTTACGCTGACCTCACCGTACTAg tgccccCAGGTAACCCAGTCATCGAGGGCGGTCCTGATGCGGTAACCGAGGGCAACGAGGTGGAGATGAGCTGCACCGCATCCAGCAGCAAACCAGCAGCCAAGATACACTGGAGGAAGGGGACCCAGGAgatagcag gtatATCTCATGTGGACAGCACGTATGATGGCATGTACACGGTCAGCAGTCGCGTCCGATTGACGGTGACGAGAGAGGACGATGGCGTTCCCATACGCTGCATAGTGGAACACCCAGCGGTCAAGGACTACACCGCACAGAAGATACTAGAAGTCAtgt ataAACCAGAGGTGTCGATATCAGTAGAGTACCCTAAAGGTCTGACGCGAGAAGGAGAAAACCTGGAGCTCACCTGCCAAACCAAAGGAAAACcaca gccacaggaagtgagctggatCAGGGTTGACGATGACGTTCCGCCCCATGCGGTGATCACAGGTTCCGATCTCTTCATTGAGAACCTCAATAAGACATTCAACGGAACCTACAGGTGCTTAGCAACCAACAGCATCGGAGAGGCATACGACGACTACATTCTATTCGTCTACG ATGCCCCgactacaccccctccccccagcactgcccctcccaccaccatctccaccacccccctccccgaaACCACCCAAG aCTCCAGAGCAGGTGAGGGTGTAGCGCGGTCGGTGGACCATGCTGTGATTGGTGGAGTGGTTGCCGTGGTAATGTTCGCCATCCTGTGCGCTCTCATCGTACTCGGCAGATACTTCGCACGACacaaag gtacATATTTTACCCATGAGGCCAAGGGTGCAGACGACGCGGCGGATGCAGACACAGCGATCATCAATGCAGAGGGCGGAGTCACACACTCGGACGAGAAGAAAGAATACTACatttga
- the LOC134452192 gene encoding cell adhesion molecule 1-like isoform X1 encodes MAHGFTSRALAWSCLAALMLTGAAQYDAVESQNLETDDVSVVEGETATISCRVKNNDDSVIQLLNPNRQTIYFRDVRPLKDARFQLVNFSENELRVSLTNVTLSDEGRYVCQLYTDPPQEAYADLTVLVPPGNPVIEGGPDAVTEGNEVEMSCTASSSKPAAKIHWRKGTQEIAGISHVDSTYDGMYTVSSRVRLTVTREDDGVPIRCIVEHPAVKDYTAQKILEVMYKPEVSISVEYPKGLTREGENLELTCQTKGKPQPQEVSWIRVDDDVPPHAVITGSDLFIENLNKTFNGTYRCLATNSIGEAYDDYILFVYDAPTTPPPPSTAPPTTISTTPLPETTQESEPSSQPALHDSRAGEGVARSVDHAVIGGVVAVVMFAILCALIVLGRYFARHKGTYFTHEAKGADDAADADTAIINAEGGVTHSDEKKEYYI; translated from the exons GTGCAGCTCAGTATGATGCAG TGGAGAGTCAGAACTTGGAGACGGATGACGTGtcggtggtggagggagagacgGCGACCATCAGCTGCAGAGTGAAGAACAACGACGACTCAGTTATCCAGCTCCTGAACCCCAACAGGCAGACCATATACTTCAGAGACGTCagac cccTGAAGGATGCCCGGTTCCAGCTGGTGAATTTCTCTGAGAACGAGCTGCGTGTGTCTCTGACCAACGTGACTCTGTCTGATGAGGGGCGCTACGTCTGCCAACTCTACACCGACCCACCACAGGAGGCTTACGCTGACCTCACCGTACTAg tgccccCAGGTAACCCAGTCATCGAGGGCGGTCCTGATGCGGTAACCGAGGGCAACGAGGTGGAGATGAGCTGCACCGCATCCAGCAGCAAACCAGCAGCCAAGATACACTGGAGGAAGGGGACCCAGGAgatagcag gtatATCTCATGTGGACAGCACGTATGATGGCATGTACACGGTCAGCAGTCGCGTCCGATTGACGGTGACGAGAGAGGACGATGGCGTTCCCATACGCTGCATAGTGGAACACCCAGCGGTCAAGGACTACACCGCACAGAAGATACTAGAAGTCAtgt ataAACCAGAGGTGTCGATATCAGTAGAGTACCCTAAAGGTCTGACGCGAGAAGGAGAAAACCTGGAGCTCACCTGCCAAACCAAAGGAAAACcaca gccacaggaagtgagctggatCAGGGTTGACGATGACGTTCCGCCCCATGCGGTGATCACAGGTTCCGATCTCTTCATTGAGAACCTCAATAAGACATTCAACGGAACCTACAGGTGCTTAGCAACCAACAGCATCGGAGAGGCATACGACGACTACATTCTATTCGTCTACG ATGCCCCgactacaccccctccccccagcactgcccctcccaccaccatctccaccacccccctccccgaaACCACCCAAG AGTCTGAGCCCAGCTCTCAACCTGCACTGCACG aCTCCAGAGCAGGTGAGGGTGTAGCGCGGTCGGTGGACCATGCTGTGATTGGTGGAGTGGTTGCCGTGGTAATGTTCGCCATCCTGTGCGCTCTCATCGTACTCGGCAGATACTTCGCACGACacaaag gtacATATTTTACCCATGAGGCCAAGGGTGCAGACGACGCGGCGGATGCAGACACAGCGATCATCAATGCAGAGGGCGGAGTCACACACTCGGACGAGAAGAAAGAATACTACatttga